The genomic region TCCGTGGCCAATCGGAGCTCGCTTTACAAACGAGCAATATTATTTGGCAAAATGGCTGTTCCACTTAATGTGATGAGTTTGGCTATGTCCGAAGAGGAGGATTTTGCTCTAATGTTTTTGGCTAAGGCAGAGAAACCAACGAGAACGGGTGTGACTTTGAGTGAGCTAACGAACGAACAGTGTAAGAGTCTGTTCCGTTTCGAAAGGGACGACATGGAACGGCTGGCCACCAGTCTGAGAATGCCAGCGACCGTCAAGTGCCGCAACGTCACTGTAGCCGATGGTATGGATAGTTGATATAGCGATCGACCACTGGAGGACTACAAGTGAGGTTTCGTACATTGTGAATGAAACATTGGACATCCTGTACGATGAGCATAGCCACCTGTTACGTGACCTCGACCAACCCTGGTTGTCGGAGGACCACCTACGTCAATTCGGTGATGCTGTCCAAGCGAGGGATGCACCGCTTCAGCAGTGTTGGGGCTTCGTGGATGGGACTGCCCGACCAATAGCGCGACCCACTAGGAATCAAAGGAATGTGTACAGTGGCCACAAACGACAACATTGCATCAAGTTCCAGTCGGTGAGCACCCCAAACGGAATGATTGCCAATCTCTATGGCCCCGTCGAGGGACGCCGCCATGATGCAGCAATGTTGCGTATGAGTGGCCTCCTAGAACAGCTACAGGAGTTGGATAGACGCCATCCAGGGTACAAGATATACGTGGATCCAGCGTATCCCACCCGTCCCTTCTTGATGAGGCCTTTTGCTGGGGCCCAACTTCAGGAAGCTGAATCCATCTTCAATCGGAGAATGTCCAAGGTCCGCGCCAGTGTTGAATGGACATTCGGGAAAGTAATTTCCAACTTTGCTTTCGTGGACTTGACAAGAACCAAAAGCTGTACCTCCAGCCTGTAGCAAAGTATTATATGGTGGCTGTAATTTTAACCAACTGTCACACATGCCTGTATGGAAGCCAAACAGGAATATATACTTTGGCCTCGATCCTCCCGAGCCGAGCTTGGGTTGGATTGTTCTCCATCTAAAATACTTCACCACATGGTGTATTCAGTTTATTTGTCCAGTACAAACttttgcatcattttgaatCAAAGTTGCCCCTCCTGGTCCTCCCTTTCCATACGTTTCTGTCGTTCTTCCCGATCCAATTTGAACCTTTCCTCTTCAAGCTTAAGTTGCTGTTTCTTTAATTTAAGCTCTTCTTCCTTTAATTCGTGCTCATGACTTGCTTTCTCCGCCATGAACTCGAGTACCTGGCCTGAGGTGGTCTTCTGGCGTTTCGGCGCAGGCTTAGTTTCACCGTCACCTCCATCTGCAAAAATATAAGCTATGTTTATATTTCAATGAACCaggtacaaaaatgtacattgtacaggaGGAGAGATCACCACTTCCCAGATGCCAACACCTTCAGGTTTTTAAGAGGACGAGAGGGTGCGCAAAAAACTGGCCATTTTTTCATTAGGACCTTTTGGACTTCtaaaaacattccaaaaaaatgtattattgAAAAATAATCACTGGCTTTTCTGTTACCTTTTCGTTCTGTAAGCGTCTCCAAAGCTTTTTTCCTGATTTCCTTTCCTCGGGTCTCATCGTCTGTTTTCTTCTTTGTCTGCTTCATATCTTCGTCCAAATTCATGTCCAAGATGTCGCTAAGTAACTGTTCGTTCTCGGTAAACTCGTGTTCCACGCCGTACCTGAAAACAAGTTATAAATGAAGCTACAGGCATGTGTATTCTGAGGATCCTTAATAGTAAATACATAATGTATGT from Lineus longissimus chromosome 19, tnLinLong1.2, whole genome shotgun sequence harbors:
- the LOC135503431 gene encoding arginine and glutamate-rich protein 1-like, giving the protein MKAYGVEHEFTENEQLLSDILDMNLDEDMKQTKKKTDDETRGKEIRKKALETLTERKDGGDGETKPAPKRQKTTSGQVLEFMAEKASHEHELKEEELKLKKQQLKLEEERFKLDREERQKRMEREDQEGQL